The sequence below is a genomic window from Thermoproteota archaeon.
GGTCAGGTATCAGAACCAGTAAAAAGTGAATTTGGATATCACATCATAAAGCGAATGGGTTAGAGAAAATCATCTAAATTATTTTTGAGTCCGCTTTTTTCCTTTTCTAGTGCTTTGGTCATCTTATCACCCATGTTCTTTGCAGCATTGATCTTTCTCTTGCCAATCCAGTAGTAGGTCTCATCAATGGTGTCCTTTGCAATCAGTACAATTAGCTTTCCTGTATCACGTCTGCCAGTTCTTCCTCTTCTCTGAACATAACGAATTGAGCTAGGAACATTATCATAAAATACAACAAGATTTACTTCAGATATATCCAATCCTTCTTCTCCCACACGAGTAGCAATCAAAACTTTGTAGAGACCGTCTCGGAATTTTTGCACTGTCTCAATCTGCTTTTTTTGTTTTAGACCAGTTTCACCTGCCTTTCCTATAAGAAAACCACACTCAATTCCCATCTCAGTTAATTTTTTGTGAATCACATCAACAGAGTCCCTGTAACTTGTAAAGACTAGTACTTTGCCTGGGGAGTTTTGAATTATCTCTTTTAGTTTTATCATTTTGCTGTGCTCTATTCCATCTTTTTGTGCTGCTTTTGCTAGATGTATGGCGCGTGTAAAGTTTGGATCAACCTCAAAGAGTTCCTTGACACCAACTCCTTTCTTTTTTTGTGTTCTTTCACAGAATCGTAAAAACGAAGTCACTCCATGTGCTTCAAAAATATTTAGAGCATATGTGATTCGGATTGCAGTAAAGAGTGGCTTTGCTGATCTTCTGTTTTGATTCAACACAAATTGACGAATTCGAAGTAATGCAGAGAGTGATTTTTGATCAGAGATGTTTATTCCATTTTTCTTTAGTTCTTGATATCTTTGATCAAGGGCCAGATTCAAGAGAGTTTGGATTGCTTTCATTTGAGGCGGCAAATCAACATTAATCCATTCGGTGTTAGTCTGCTGTACATAAGGGGCAACATCAGGACTGTCCTCACTTCGTTGCGCGACACTTTGAATTCTTAGTGTCTTCATTATCTGAGTTGCTTTTTCTTTTTCACTAGGTAAAGTGGCAGTCATTCCTACAATTCTAGCACTAGTGTGAATGATTCTCTCTGCAATGCCAGAATATGCATAATCACCTATTGTGCGATGTGCCTCATCAAAGATAACGAGGCTAAATTGTGAGGGAGAGACAATATCCCTATCCAAATCGTTTTTTGCAATCTCCGGTGTAGCGCAAACCACGCTATTATTCCAGTTTTTTTGACGCTTAGAAATTGGATCCTCACCAGTAACTATAGAGACATCATCAATTGTGAGATTTTGTTTTAGAAATTCATAATGTTGGTTCACTAGAACTCTGGTTGGCGCCAAAAATAAAACGCCGCCAGTTCCTTTTGCTAAAAATTCAGCTATAATTTGCAGTGCAACTGCGGTTTTTCCCAAACCAGTTGGCAAAACAATAATGCAATTTTCATTTATTGCCTGAGCAGCTAGATTTACCTGATAATCTCTTTTTTCAATAGAGTTTTTTGTAATGTATTTTTTGTCAATGTACTCTAAGGTAGCCATACTCATCAAAATTACTGAATTTACTTATCGTTTTTAGGTTTCGTGTAGTTCTTTGATATGTGTTAGTCAAATATCCATATATGGTAGCAAAATAGAATTTTACTGTGAGTGAAAAGTTCGAAAGGCCAAACTGGGATGAATATTTTATGCTCCAGGCAGAACTTGCAAAATTAAGATCAAATTGCATGACCAGACATGTCGGTGCTGTAATTGTTAGAAACAATCGCCAGCTAGCTACAGGATACAACGGAACGCCACCAGGAATCAAAAATTGCTTTGAGGGAGGATGCAAGCGTTGTGAGCTAAGAATGCAGGGAAAATTAGAATCTGGTGCTTCATTGGATAGATGTCTGTGCAATCATGCAGAAGCAAATGCAATAATGCATTGTGCCATTTTAGGAATAGAAGCAGGAATTGAGGGCGCTATACTATACACTACATTTGTTCCGTGCTTAGAATGCACAAAGATGGCAATCACTATTGGAATTAAAAAATTTGTTTGCCTTGATTCGTATCCTGAAACAGATTATGACCTTCTCAAGGAGGCAGGTGTTGAGATAGTTGAGATTAACAAAGAAAAGATCCAATATTGGGCACAAAAGTTGTTTGAAGGCTATGATGTCAAAGTGGTCCCAAAATGAGGTGAGTGATTGCAAAGTCAAACCACCGAAGTCCAAAATGAGATTAGAAACCTTCCGCCTTCATTGTTGATTTCAGCATCATATGATAATCAAAAAAAATCAGCAGTGCTAAAATTTTACGAGCCTACATCACAAAAAATTATCCTATGGTCTGACGAGATAGGACACAAGCCATACTGCTTCTCAAAACTAAATCCAGAAGAGCTTGATTTTTTACAAGAAAGAGATGATGTACTAAAAATTGAACCAGTAAAGAGATTAGATCTACTACGGGATGAAGAGGTCACATTATCAAAAATCATAACAGCAGACCCTTTGGCAATTGGAGGAACTCAAAGTGACAAAAGCATTAGAAATCTGATTGAGACTTGGGAGTCAGACATCAAGTACTATGAGAATTACCTGTATGATAGAAGATTAATCATTGGAAAGTTTTACGAGATAGTTGAGGGCAAGATTCAACCACATGATGTTGAGATTCCAGATGATGTCAAGCTTGCACTAAAGAGCCTGCTCTGGGACAAGTTACAAAATGACAGCATGGTAGATACAAAACAATTTGAAGAGTACATTACCGAATGGGCAAACTTGCTAAACCAACCAATACCAATAATGAAGAGACTAAGCTTTGATATCGAAGTAGAAGTTGAGATTGGACGCATTCCTGATCCAAAGATTGCAGAAAAAAAAGTCACAGCAATTGGATTCAATGGAACAGATGAGTTCAAACAAATTTTTGTTTTAAGAGATCCAAACACCGAAGAAGGAAAAAATGATCTAGATGAAGATGTCAAAATAATATTTTTTGATGATGAAAAAGAGATGATAGAGGCAGCATTCAAACTGATTCAAGAGTTTCCTTTTGTTGTAACGTATAACGGAGATGACTTTGATATGCCATATCTTTACAACAGGGCAGAAAGACTGGGAATCAAAAATTCTGATAATCCACTATACATGATGCGAGATTCTGCAACTCTAAAGCACGGAGTGCACATTGACCTATACAGGACTCTCTCAAATCGTTCATTTCAGATTTATGCATTTAGCAACAAGTATACTGATTTTTCACTAAATAGCGTCTCAAAGGCGTTACTTGGTGAAGAAAAGATCGATTATGGGGTGGATTTAGACAAGCTCACCATGTATCAGCTGGCAAACTATTGCTTTAATGATGCAAGACTCACCTACAAGCTGACCAGTTTTAACAATGATATTCTAATGAAGTTACTAGTCGTAATTTCACGAATAGGTAGAATGCCAATTGATGATATTGCAAGAATGGGCGTATCACAATGGATTCGCAGTCTCCTATACTATGAGCACAGGCAAAGAGGCGCATTAATTCCAAAACGAGAAGAATTAGAGAGAAGGTCTTCTGGAGTGGTAAATGATGCAGTAATCAAGGATAAAAAATATCGGGGAGGCCTAGTTGTTGAACCAATTGAAGGAATTCACTTTGATGTAACTGTGATGGACTTTGCTAGTCTGTATCCAAGCATCATCAAAGTTCGTAACATATCTTATGAAACGGTAAGATGCCCACACGAGGAGTGCAAAAAAAATACAATACCAGATACAAATCACTGGGCTTGTACAAAAAAGAACGGGATGACTGCCCTAGTCATTGGCTCCCTGAGAGACCTTAGAGTAAATTACTACAAGAGTTTATCAAAACAGGAAAACCTAACAGAAGATCAAAGACAACAGTACACAGTTGTCAGTCAAGCACTCAAAGTTATCTTAAATGCAAGCTATGGTGTAATGGGTGCAGAGATATTTCCATTGTATTTTCTGCCAGCAGCAGAGGCAACTACTGCAATTGGAAGATACATCATTTTACAAACAATCAAGCGATGTGAAGAGACAGGAATCAAAGTTCTCTATGGTGATACCGATTCATTGTTTATAAAAAATCCAACTCGAGAGCAAATTCAAAAAGTTATTGAAAGAGCAAAAAAAGAACACGGGGTAGAGCTCGAAGTCGACAAGGAATACAGATATGTCGTTCTAAGCAGTAGAAAGAAAAATTATCTTGGAGTAACAAAATCAGGAAAAGTAGACGTCAAGGGATTAACTGGAAAAAAATCCCACACGCCGCCATTTATCAGGACTTTATTCTATGAGCTACTAGAGATACTATCCAAAGTAAAAAGTATCGAAGAGTTTAACAAAGCAAAATCACAAATCAGTAACAAAATTGCGGAATATGGAAAAAAGGTAGAAGCAAAAGAGATTCCACTAAACGAACTGGCATTTAATGTAATGATTAGCAAAGCACCATCAGAATATGTAAAGACAGTGCCTCAGCACATTCGTGCAGCAAAATTACTAGAATCAATCAGGGAGATAAAGAAAGGAGACATCATATCCTATGTTAAAATACTCAACAAGCCAGGAGTAAAACCGGTAGAATTGGCAAGACAAGATGAAGTGGATTCAAAAAAATACATGGAGTTTTTGGAGAGCACTCTGGACCAAATTACTTCATCAATGGGACTAGACTTTGATACAATCCTAGGCAAGCCAAAGCAGACTGGCCTTGATCAATTTTTCTGGAATTAGTGACAAAATGTGTTCCTAGATGATTTTTCACTAACAATTATTGTGATTGCCGCAGGAGTACTGATTTTATCTGGATGGGTAGAGCAGATAATTCGAGGTTACAGAACTAAAAGCCTCAAAGATGTATCGCCATATCTAATGATACTAATTGCAATAGGAGCACTATTGTGGTTAATTTATGGAATTGAGATTTTAGATCCCTATATTGTTGGCACAAATATTGCAGCTATAATTCTAATGATAATCATATTTGGATTAAAGAGAAGATACGATAGAAAAAAAGCATTGTGAAATATTAAATACAAGAATTCGATTGAGGTTTCAGGATAAAGATTGTTTGTAATAAATTGCAAAAATTATGAAGAGATAGCTGGAGAAAATATTGTAAAGTTTGTCAAGATTTGTGAAAATATAGCCAAAAAACATAAAATAAAAATTGCAATTGCTCCACCTCAACATCTATTAGGAAAAATTGCCAGCAGTAAGGTTACAATTCTTGCACAGCATGTTGATAATACAAAGGTTGGAAGCACTACGGGTTTTGTAATTCCAGAGCTGATAAAAAAATCCAAAGTCAATGGTTCAATTATTAATCACAGTGAGCATAGAATCCCTAGCAAAGATATAGCAGAGCTTGTCAAACGATTAAGAGAATTAAAATTAATTTCCATAGTTTGCGTAAAGGATGTTGCTGAAGTAAAAAAATATGCAAAGCTAAATCCAGATTACATTGCAATAGAGCCGCCTGAATTAATCGGTTCAGGAAAGGCAGTATCAACAGAAAAGCCAGAGCTTATCACCCAGGCAGCAAAAGCAGTGCATTCTGCAAAAAACAATACGAAACTTTTGTGCGGTGCCGGAATTGTTTCTGGCAAAGATGTCTCCAAAGCAATTGAGCTTGGATCTAAGGGAATTTTGGTGGCAAGTGGAATCATCAAGGCAAAAAACTGGAATAATATAATAGATGACTTTGCAAGGGCAATGCTTTAAAACCCCCTAAAATTCAGTGGATTACCAAGGAAAAATGAAAGCAGTATACTCTTTTGATGAAGGAAACGGCAAAGACCGCAAACTTTTGGGAGGAAAAGGAGCAGGACTTTGCGAAATGACGCGACTAAAACTTCCAGTTCCTCCAGGCTTTGTAATTACAACCGAAGTCTGCAAAAAATACTATCAAAATGACAAAAAATTACCAAATGAGGTCATCTCACAAGTAAAAAAGAACATTGCAAAGATGGAAAAAAAGACTGGAAAAAAGTGGAATTCAAAGGACAATCCGCTGCTAGTATCTGTTCGTTCTGGTGCTGCAATATCCATGCCAGGAATGATGGATACAATTTTGAATTTAGGAATTAATGATATTACAGTTAATGGATTAGCACAAAAAAGCAACAATCCAAGATTTGCCTGGGATTCATATCGTAGATTTGTTCAATTATTTGGCAAAGTAGTATTTGGAGTCAATGACAAATTGTTTGACCAAGTGCTAGAGGATGCAAAAAAGAATCAAGCAGTTCAATCAGATAGTGCATTAAATGAAAAATCACTAAAGGCAGTTGTTGCAGAGTATAAAAAAATCTGTGAGAAACAAACTGGAAAACCATTCCCGACTGATCCTTATGAGCAATTAACCCTAGCAATCAAAGCAGTCTTTAACAGTTGGATGGGAGAACGTGCAATAGTTTATCGTGAAAAATATAACATTACAAAAGATATTGCAGATGGAACTGCAGTAAATGTTGTATCAATGGCATTTGGCAACATGGGCAATGATAGTGCTACAGGAGTTGTGTTTACTAGAAACCCCGGTGATGGTTCAAGACAAATCTTTGGAGAGTACCTAGTCAATGCACAAGGTGAAGACGTAGTTGCCGGAATTAGAACTCCAAAACCAGTTGATGCAATGCAGCAAGAGATGCCAAAATCATACAAACAATTGTATGACACATGCCAGAAATTAGAAAAACACTACAAAGAGCCTCAAGATATTGAATTCACAATTGAGCAAGGAAAATTCTTTTTACTACAAACCCGTTCTGCAAAGATGAATGCAGCTGGAATGGTAAAAACTTCAGTTGCAATGGTAAAAGAAAAACTAATCAACAAAGAGCGAGCATTATTACGATTACAAGCAGAACAGCTAGAACAGCTATTACACAGAACAATTGATCAAAACAGCGTTAAAGGTCATACTCAAATTACAAAAGGAATTGCAGCGTCCCCTGGCGCAGCAAGTGGGGTAGCAGTATTTGATGTAAAAAGAGCAGTTGCGATGGGCGATAATGGAGCCAAAGTAATCCTAATCAGAGAGGAGACAAAGCCAGAGGACGTACCTGCGTTTTTCTCATCGGTTGGAATTCTAACCAGTAGAGGAGGAAAGACATCACACGCAGCAGTTGTTGCTAGAGGCATGGGAAAACCCTGCATAGTTGGCTGTGCGGAATTAAAGATAGATTATGATGGAAAAAGATGCATGGCAGGCGATAAGACCATCATTGAAGGGGATGCAATTACAATTGATGGCAGTACAGGAAATGTATATTCTGGAAATGTACCTACAATAGAGCCAAAAATTACTGATGACTTTAGAACAATTCTAAGCTGGGCTCAAAGCATAAAGAAGCTTGGCATCAGAGCAAATGCTGACACACCAGAAGCTGCAAAATTAGCTAGAGAGTATGGCGCTCAAGGAATTGGACTATGCAGAACAGAGAGAATGTTCAATGGACGTGACAGAAT
It includes:
- a CDS encoding ERCC4 helicase is translated as MSMATLEYIDKKYITKNSIEKRDYQVNLAAQAINENCIIVLPTGLGKTAVALQIIAEFLAKGTGGVLFLAPTRVLVNQHYEFLKQNLTIDDVSIVTGEDPISKRQKNWNNSVVCATPEIAKNDLDRDIVSPSQFSLVIFDEAHRTIGDYAYSGIAERIIHTSARIVGMTATLPSEKEKATQIMKTLRIQSVAQRSEDSPDVAPYVQQTNTEWINVDLPPQMKAIQTLLNLALDQRYQELKKNGINISDQKSLSALLRIRQFVLNQNRRSAKPLFTAIRITYALNIFEAHGVTSFLRFCERTQKKKGVGVKELFEVDPNFTRAIHLAKAAQKDGIEHSKMIKLKEIIQNSPGKVLVFTSYRDSVDVIHKKLTEMGIECGFLIGKAGETGLKQKKQIETVQKFRDGLYKVLIATRVGEEGLDISEVNLVVFYDNVPSSIRYVQRRGRTGRRDTGKLIVLIAKDTIDETYYWIGKRKINAAKNMGDKMTKALEKEKSGLKNNLDDFL
- a CDS encoding DNA-directed DNA polymerase I, whose amino-acid sequence is MQSQTTEVQNEIRNLPPSLLISASYDNQKKSAVLKFYEPTSQKIILWSDEIGHKPYCFSKLNPEELDFLQERDDVLKIEPVKRLDLLRDEEVTLSKIITADPLAIGGTQSDKSIRNLIETWESDIKYYENYLYDRRLIIGKFYEIVEGKIQPHDVEIPDDVKLALKSLLWDKLQNDSMVDTKQFEEYITEWANLLNQPIPIMKRLSFDIEVEVEIGRIPDPKIAEKKVTAIGFNGTDEFKQIFVLRDPNTEEGKNDLDEDVKIIFFDDEKEMIEAAFKLIQEFPFVVTYNGDDFDMPYLYNRAERLGIKNSDNPLYMMRDSATLKHGVHIDLYRTLSNRSFQIYAFSNKYTDFSLNSVSKALLGEEKIDYGVDLDKLTMYQLANYCFNDARLTYKLTSFNNDILMKLLVVISRIGRMPIDDIARMGVSQWIRSLLYYEHRQRGALIPKREELERRSSGVVNDAVIKDKKYRGGLVVEPIEGIHFDVTVMDFASLYPSIIKVRNISYETVRCPHEECKKNTIPDTNHWACTKKNGMTALVIGSLRDLRVNYYKSLSKQENLTEDQRQQYTVVSQALKVILNASYGVMGAEIFPLYFLPAAEATTAIGRYIILQTIKRCEETGIKVLYGDTDSLFIKNPTREQIQKVIERAKKEHGVELEVDKEYRYVVLSSRKKNYLGVTKSGKVDVKGLTGKKSHTPPFIRTLFYELLEILSKVKSIEEFNKAKSQISNKIAEYGKKVEAKEIPLNELAFNVMISKAPSEYVKTVPQHIRAAKLLESIREIKKGDIISYVKILNKPGVKPVELARQDEVDSKKYMEFLESTLDQITSSMGLDFDTILGKPKQTGLDQFFWN
- the tpiA gene encoding triose-phosphate isomerase, whose translation is MFVINCKNYEEIAGENIVKFVKICENIAKKHKIKIAIAPPQHLLGKIASSKVTILAQHVDNTKVGSTTGFVIPELIKKSKVNGSIINHSEHRIPSKDIAELVKRLRELKLISIVCVKDVAEVKKYAKLNPDYIAIEPPELIGSGKAVSTEKPELITQAAKAVHSAKNNTKLLCGAGIVSGKDVSKAIELGSKGILVASGIIKAKNWNNIIDDFARAML
- a CDS encoding deoxycytidylate deaminase, with protein sequence MSEKFERPNWDEYFMLQAELAKLRSNCMTRHVGAVIVRNNRQLATGYNGTPPGIKNCFEGGCKRCELRMQGKLESGASLDRCLCNHAEANAIMHCAILGIEAGIEGAILYTTFVPCLECTKMAITIGIKKFVCLDSYPETDYDLLKEAGVEIVEINKEKIQYWAQKLFEGYDVKVVPK
- a CDS encoding pyruvate, phosphate dikinase, which encodes MKAVYSFDEGNGKDRKLLGGKGAGLCEMTRLKLPVPPGFVITTEVCKKYYQNDKKLPNEVISQVKKNIAKMEKKTGKKWNSKDNPLLVSVRSGAAISMPGMMDTILNLGINDITVNGLAQKSNNPRFAWDSYRRFVQLFGKVVFGVNDKLFDQVLEDAKKNQAVQSDSALNEKSLKAVVAEYKKICEKQTGKPFPTDPYEQLTLAIKAVFNSWMGERAIVYREKYNITKDIADGTAVNVVSMAFGNMGNDSATGVVFTRNPGDGSRQIFGEYLVNAQGEDVVAGIRTPKPVDAMQQEMPKSYKQLYDTCQKLEKHYKEPQDIEFTIEQGKFFLLQTRSAKMNAAGMVKTSVAMVKEKLINKERALLRLQAEQLEQLLHRTIDQNSVKGHTQITKGIAASPGAASGVAVFDVKRAVAMGDNGAKVILIREETKPEDVPAFFSSVGILTSRGGKTSHAAVVARGMGKPCIVGCAELKIDYDGKRCMAGDKTIIEGDAITIDGSTGNVYSGNVPTIEPKITDDFRTILSWAQSIKKLGIRANADTPEAAKLAREYGAQGIGLCRTERMFNGRDRIGLFVDMIMADTIEKRKQVLEKLGQLQKSDFIEILKAMEGYPVTIRLLDPPLHEFLPNPEELANKVRKLEEQNASDELRRTKTILERARELAEINPMMGHRGVRVGITYPEIYEMQIRAVFEASAELTKQKVDARPQIMIPQVSSIAELNQIKRIYNKIKLEMQEKHKIKFKINFGTMLEVVRACLTASELAETAEFFSFGTNDLTQATFSFSREDAEGKFLPEYLNKELLETSPFQSIDVNGVGSLMKIGLTQGREVKSNMEVGICGEHGGDPRSIKFCHKSNLSYVSASPHRIPIAIVAAAQAVLENKSSKKKPAKKQAKKAKKKAKRR